Proteins from one Parachlamydia sp. AcF125 genomic window:
- the rplM gene encoding 50S ribosomal protein L13, whose protein sequence is MTQKRQKTFVLKKQDIKHQWFLLDAAGKTLGRFASEVAKILRGKHKPTFTPHEDGGDGVIIINADKIRVTGAKEGQKVYHYYTGYMGGMRKIPYRTMLARKPGYILEHAIKGMMPSNRLTDGQLTRLRIFAGEEHNLEAQKPIKANI, encoded by the coding sequence ATGACGCAAAAACGACAAAAAACATTTGTGCTCAAAAAGCAAGATATTAAGCATCAATGGTTCTTGCTGGATGCAGCAGGGAAAACGCTTGGGCGCTTTGCTTCTGAAGTCGCAAAAATTTTACGAGGCAAACATAAGCCGACTTTTACTCCGCATGAAGATGGGGGAGATGGCGTAATCATTATTAATGCCGATAAAATTCGGGTAACAGGTGCTAAAGAAGGGCAAAAAGTCTACCATTACTATACCGGTTATATGGGTGGTATGAGAAAAATCCCTTATCGCACAATGCTAGCGCGTAAGCCTGGCTATATTCTTGAGCATGCAATTAAAGGAATGATGCCTTCCAATCGTTTGACTGATGGCCAATTGACAAGGTTGCGCATTTTTGCTGGTGAAGAGCATAACTTGGAAGCTCAAAAACCCATTAAAGCTAACATATAG